The Zygosaccharomyces rouxii strain CBS732 chromosome G complete sequence genome contains a region encoding:
- the YBT1 gene encoding bile acid-transporting ATPase YBT1 (similar to uniprot|P32386 Saccharomyces cerevisiae YLL048C) — protein sequence MLQQWLQWWLQQLEDRTTHFYLPAYIYTSMLSAYFKISGCFDTFFKGSKIKVNTLMLLTKDNSCPFWVFDDVTQCGRARYINYYFPLFVLVSGLLYWTYNILTHHYKYDKLKLKQRDVNDLMLIDGEDDENKPLLQESPSPSSYNGNEVDGEELKERHFSLQRLKLVKPNGEPHGKPELVRRGFIEKSRTIFELLLVLSQFAVHFGIWLNHTEDDSEFTSRSSIVQVIVWGFLVTLVTLRLWNINQSARWVNRYCGNIWSISFTSYMFMFFTTVLPFRSIFIGHIEEKSVKNYYLSQFYLDLALFALLFLSPSGNKLAVVYKTDEQITPSPEPVSSIASFITWSWLDKFVWQAHKSVIEKKDIWGLRMDDYAIFVIKRFKQYVERKGKEKSFTYNLLTFFTKYLLLQGFWALLDSMMSFAPTILLKRILEYVDDRESAPGNLAWFYVCCMFFCRVFCAIFSGQALFFGRRVCIKMKAIIISEIYTKALRRQVAVNSNKQSTDEVDPQELNEEEHRDGDEESGTSANLGAIINLMAVDAFKVSEICAYLHAFVEAVAMSCVAIVLLYKLLGLSAIIGALLIVVLMPVNFRLVTWLGQLQKKSLSYTDKRIQNLNEAFQAIRIIKFFSWEDNFEKGIQAIRDVELKLLLQRSLIWALCSFVWYATPTIVTTSAFAFYIYVQKQTLTTPVAFTALSLFSLLRTPLDQLSDMLSFVIQSKVSLDRIQEFLEEPDTDKYNQLSVAPGGQKLGFENATISWDSEKQDFKLRNLNIDFKVGKLNVVIGPTGSGKTSILMALLGEMKLLNGNIVVPSLDPRALLPIDADGMTNSIAYCSQAAWLLNDTVRNNILFNSPYSEARYNDVIEACGLKRDFEILSAGDMTEIGERGITLSGGQKQRISLARSLYSNSRHLLLDDCLSAVDSHTASWIYDNCITGPLMQGRTCILISHNIALTLRNAELVVLLENGQVKEQGDPLTLLHKGHLGEDELVKSSIMSRNNSSVNVKTKSSTSVQNLAKTSKESTKPQQTDEERKKAGKLVKDETKAEGVVGLEVYKWYLKIFGGWKTLSFLVSAFVFAQGMYIGQSWWVRDWASHNMNSTIFAFRENLVSAGFHTFGRVDAFVHYVAELPNRVAVATGAEPVGPHSMFYYLAIYFLIGFAQSVLSAFKTILSFVAGLNASKKIFNLLLQKVLHAKLRFFDSTPIGRIMNRFSKDIEAVDQELTPFFEGAFYSLVTCLSTVVLITFITPQFLIVAVIVAVLYYFIGYFYLAGSRELKRLDSISRSPIYQHFSETLVGVTTIRAFGDESRFIQENLHKIDENNRPFFYLWVANRWLAMRIDLIGSLVVFGAGVFILLNIDHIDAGMAGISLTYAITFTEGALWLVRLYSNVEMNMNSVERLKEYMVVEQEPYNQPIMTPPSDWPQHGRVEMSDVSLRYAPGLPRVIKNVSFTVEPKSKVGVVGRTGAGKSTIITALFRFLDPETGHIKIDNVDISLIDLQMLRRSITIIPQDPTLFTGTIKSNLDPYDEYSDEDIFAALKRVNLVSQEELDRSNIDAASVGSENVNKFLDLNSEINEGGGNLSQGQRQLVCLARSLLRSPKIILLDEATASIDYQSDAKIQETIRKEFQGNTILTIAHRLRSVIDYDKILVMDQGEVKEYDHPYSLLLNKNSQFYSMCESSGELEVLIELAKEAFVEKLNSK from the coding sequence ATGTTGCAGCAGTGGTTGCAGTGGTGGTTGCAGCAGCTGGAAGACCGAACGACTCACTTTTACCTTCCTGCCTATATATATACTAGTATGTTAAGTgcatatttcaaaatttcaggTTGTTTTGacacttttttcaaaggctCTAAGATCAAGGTCAACACTTTGATGTTATTGACAAAGGACAATAGTTGTCCCTTCTGGGTGTTTGACGACGTTACGCAATGTGGGAGAGCTAGGTATATAAATTACTACTTCCCATTATTCGTCTTGGTTTCCGGATTGTTGTACTGGACATACAATATCCTAACACACCATTACAAGTATGATAAGTTGAAACTAAAGCAGAGAGACGTAAACGATTTGATGTTAATTGACGGCGAAGATGACGAAAATAAACCGCTACTACAAGAATCTCCGTCCCCTTCATCATACAATGGCAATGAGGtcgatggtgaagaattaaaggaAAGACATTTTTCATTACAGAGATTAAAACTGGTGAAGCCAAATGGTGAGCCTCATGGTAAACCTGAATTGGTAAGGCGAGgattcattgaaaaatcaagaaCAATATTTGAACTTCTATTAGTTTTATCTCAGTTTGCAGttcattttggaatttGGTTAAATCATACAGAGGATGATAGCGAATTTACCTCTAGAAGTTCAATTGTGCAGGTGATTGTTTGGGGGTTTCTAGTAACTTTAGTCACACTACGTCTTTGGAATATCAACCAGTCTGCACGCTGGGTTAATAGATACTGTGGTAACATTTGGTCGATTTCTTTTACTTCCTATATGTTTATGTTTTTTACGACAGTACTACCATTTCGTTCCATTTTTATTGGTCACATTGAAGAGAAATCggtgaaaaattactaCTTGTCGCAATTTTACCTTGATTTAGCCCTATTTGCCCTGCTGTTTTTATCTCCTTCCGGTAACAAGTTGGCAGTTGTTTATAAGACTGATGAGCAAATTACGCCATCGCCAGAACCGGTTTCTTCGATTGCAAGTTTTATTACTTGGAGTTGGTTGGATAAGTTCGTTTGGCAAGCACACAAATCCGTTATTGAGAAGAAAGACATCTGGGGGTTAAGAATGGATGATTACGCCATATTTGTTATTAAGAGATTCAAGCAATATGTGGAAAGAAAGGGCAAAGAAAAGAGCTTCACCTACAATCTACTGacttttttcaccaaatatTTACTTTTACAAGGATTTTGGGCTCTCTTGGACAGTATGATGAGTTTTGCTCCTACGATTCTTTTAAAGAGAATTTTAGAATATGTGGATGATAGAGAATCTGCGCCAGGAAATTTAGCATGGTTCTACGTTTGTTGTATGTTCTTTTGTAGGGTTTTTTGCGCTATCTTCTCAGGACAAGcacttttctttggtaGAAGAGTTTGCATTAAAATGAAAGCAATTATCATTTCTGAGATTTATACAAAGGCACTCAGAAGGCAGGTTGCTGTTAATTCGAATAAACAATCCACAGATGAAGTGGATCCCCAggaattgaatgaagaggaacatAGGGAcggtgatgaagaatcagGCACATCCGCCAATTTGGGTGCTATTATCAATTTAATGGCAGTGGATGCTTTCAAAGTTTCCGAAATTTGTGCCTATTTACATGCGTTTGTGGAAGCCGTTGCCATGTCCTGCGTGGCCATTGTCTTGCTTTACAAGTTACTAGGTTTATCTGCCATTATTGGGGCTCTATTGATTGTAGTGCTGATGCCAGTTAATTTCAGATTGGTCACCTGGTTGGGTCAACTGCAAAAGAAATCTCTTTCCTACACGGATAAACgtattcaaaatttgaacgAGGCATTTCAGGCAATTCGtattatcaaatttttctccTGGGAAgacaattttgaaaagggtaTACAAGCCATTAGAGATGTCGAATTGAAACTCTTACTCCAGAGATCGTTAATATGGGCTCTCTGTTCATTCGTATGGTACGCTACCCCCACGATTGTGACTACTTCTGCATTTGCATTTTACATTTATGTTCAAAAGCAAACTCTGACTACGCCGGTTGCATTTACCGCTTTGTCACTATTCTCCCTTTTGAGAACACCTTTGGACCAATTGTCCGATATGTTGAGTTTTGTCATCCAGAGTAAAGTCTCCCTAGACagaattcaagaatttttggaagaaccTGATACCGATAAGTACAATCAATTGTCTGTGGCCCCAGGAGGTCAAAAGCTTGGATTCGAAAATGCCACCATTTCCTGGGATTCTGAAAAgcaagatttcaaattaaGAAATCTGAACATTGATTTTAAAGTTGGTAAATTGAATGTGGTTATTGGTCCTACTGGTTCTGGTAAGACATCTATCTTGATGGCTTTGCTTGGTGaaatgaaattgttgaatgGTAACATTGTGGTCCCCTCTTTGGATCCAAGAGCGTTGTTACCAATTGATGCTGATGGTATGACTAACTCCATTGCCTATTGTTCACAAGCAGCTTGGTTGTTGAATGACACTGTGAGAAACAACATTTTATTTAATTCCCCTTACAGCGAAGCTAGATACAATGACGTTATTGAGGCCTGTGGTTTGAAACGTGATTTTGAGATTCTATCTGCCGGTGACATGAcagaaattggtgaaagaGGTATTACTCTATCTGGTGGTCAGAAGCaaagaatttctttggCTAGATCTCTTTATTCTAACTCTAGACACCTTTTACTTGATGACTGTTTAAGTGCGGTGGACTCTCATACTGCCTCCTGGATTTATGACAACTGTATTACTGGGCCATTGATGCAGGGTAGAACTTGTATTCTAATTTCTCATAACATTGCGCTCACTTTAAGAAATGCAGAACTTGTTGTCCTATTGGAAAACGGGCAAGTTAAGGAACAAGGTGACCCACTAACTCTGTTGCATAAGGGCCATTTGGGTGAAGACGAATTGGTTAAGAGCAGTATTATGTCCAGAAACAATTCCTCGGTAAATGTAAAGACAAAGAGCTCCACGAGTGTTCAGAATTTGGCTAAGACTTCCAAGGAATCTACGAAGCCTCAGCAAACTGACGAGGAACGTAAGAAGGCGGgtaaattggttaaagatgaaaCAAAGGCTGAAGGTGTTGTTGGTTTGGAAGTTTATAAATGGTATTTGAAGATCTTTGGTGGTTGGAAGACATTGTCCTTTTTGGTAAGTGCATTTGTCTTCGCACAAGGCATGTACATCGGTCAATCTTGGTGGGTTCGTGATTGGGCCTCTCACAATATGAATAGCACAATATTTGCCTTTAGAGAAAACCTTGTGTCTGCTGGATTTCACACATTCGGTCGTGTAGATGCCTTCGTCCATTACGTGGCTGAATTGCCTAATCGTGTTGCTGTCGCTACGGGAGCTGAACCAGTTGGACCTCATTCTATGTTCTATTATTTGGCAATCTATTTCTTGATTGGTTTTGCCCAATCAGTGTTATCTGCATTCAAAACGATTTTGAGTTTCGTTGCGGGCCTTAATGCATCTAAGAAgatcttcaatttgttgttgCAGAAGGTTTTGCATGCTAAGTTGCGTTTCTTCGATTCCACTCCTATTGGTAGAATTATGAACCGTTTCTCTAAGGATATCGAGGCAGTTGATCAAGAGTTGACACCATTTTTTGAAGGTGCTTTCTATTCGTTAGTTACCTGTTTGTCAACGGTGGTTTTGATTACTTTTATCACACCACAGTTTTTAATTGTCGCAGTGATAGTTGCTGTTCTCTACTACTTTATCGGTTACTTTTACCTCGCCGGTTCTCGTGAATTGAAGAGACTGGATTCTATCTCTAGGTCACCAATCTATCAACACTTCTCTGAAACGTTGGTTGGTGTAACTACTATTCGTGCTTTTGGTGATGAGAGCAGATTTATTCAAGAGAATTTGCATAAGATTGATGAAAACAACAGACCTTTCTTCTACTTATGGGTAGCAAATCGTTGGTTGGCAATGAGAATCGATCTGATTGGATCACTTGTTGTGTTCGGCGCTGGTGTTTTCATTCTTTTAAACATTGATCATATTGATGCCGGTATGGCAGGTATTTCTTTGACTTATGCGATTACTTTTACTGAAGGTGCTCTATGGTTGGTGAGATTATATTCAAACGTGGAGATGAACATGAACTCTGTTGAAAGATTGAAAGAGTACATGGTGGTAGAGCAAGAACCTTACAATCAGCCAATAATGACTCCCCCATCTGACTGGCCTCAACATGGTAGAGTTGAAATGAGTGATGTGTCTCTACGCTATGCACCAGGTCTTCCAAGGGTCATTAAGAATGTCTCATTTACTGTGGAGCCCAAGTCGAAAGTTGGTGTCGTGGGTAGAactggtgctggtaaatCCACTATCATTACTGCGTTGTTCAGATTTTTAGACCCTGAAACAGGCCACATAAAGATTGATAACGTGGATATCTCATTAATAGATCTACAGATGTTGCGTCGCTCGATTACCATCATTCCCCAAGATCCAACGCTATTCACCGGAACCATTAAATCTAACTTGGATCCATATGATGAATATTCTGATGAGGATATCTTTGCGGCGTTGAAGCGTGTTAACCTGGTTTCACAAGAGGAACTAGATAGATCCAATATTGATGCTGCCTCGGTGGGTTCTGAGAATGTGaataaatttttggatttaaACAGTGAAATCAAtgaaggtggtggtaatttaTCACAAGGTCAACGTCAGCTAGTCTGCCTGGCCCGTTCGTTGCTACGTTCTCCGAAGATCATTTTATTGGATGAAGCTACTGCCTCCATCGATTACCAGTCTGATGCTaaaatccaagaaactATCAGGAAAGAATTCCAAGGAAATACCATTCTAACCATTGCACACAGATTGAGATCAGTTATTGATTACGACAAGATTCTTGTCATGGATCAGGGTGAAGTGAAAGAGTACGATCACCCATACTCTTTACTGTTGAATAAAAACAGTCAATTTTACAGCATGTGTGAAAGCagtggtgaattggaagtATTAATCGAGTTGGCTAAAGAAGCCTTCGTTGAAAAACTGAATTCGAAATAG
- the RNP1 gene encoding Rnp1p (similar to uniprot|P10080 Saccharomyces cerevisiae YHL034C SBP1 Single-strand nucleic acid binding protein): MSSEEVTNNNNVAAATTAPKAPVDPETTIFVGNVASGVTEDDLKKVFQEEFGDKVEVEIPAPAKTTKGKVLPRRYAFVKFPQKIDVEAIKSKYDKTVVNEKGIFIRKALTEEERDTQRKTKKQQRRNTKNGAKFPKFRTAVSAPPNKEKPPLEEMERSNDTLYVNNIPYSATKEQLAEFFGTTPELIVLPMRRMRNTKTNKVFYSKKMNRGIAFVTFENLQVDIKTKVEEFQSKTLQDRPIVVDVAALRQQTNDEQKPSDEQEKKDEDKEEKSESN, from the coding sequence ATGTCTAGCGAGGAAGTTACAAATAACAACAACGTTGCTGCTGCCACTACTGCTCCTAAGGCACCTGTGGATCCAGAAACTACCATTTTCGTTGGTAACGTAGCCTCAGGTGTTACCGAAGATGACTTGAAGAAGGTTTTCCAAGAGGAATTCGGTGACAAGGTAGAGGTTGAAATCCCAGCTCCTGCAAAGACCACCAAGGGCAAGGTTCTACCACGTAGATACGCTTTTGTTAAGTTCCCCCAAAAGATTGATGTGGAAGCaatcaaatccaaatatgaTAAGACTGTGGTCAATGAAAAGggaatcttcatcagaaaGGCATTGACTGAAGAAGAGCGTGATACTCAAAGGAAGACAAAGAAGCAACAGCGTAGAAATACCAAGAACGGTGCTAAGTTTCCAAAATTCAGAACTGCTGTGTCAGCTCCACcaaacaaagaaaaaccacctttggaagaaatggaaaGATCTAATGATACTCTTTACGTTAACAACATTCCTTACAGTGCAACTAAGGAACAATTAGCTGAATTCTTCGGTACTACCCCAGAATTGATAGTGTTACCAATGAGAAGAATGAGAAACACCAAGACTAACAAGGTCTTCTACTCTAAGAAGATGAACAGAGGTATTGCTTTCGTTACCTTTGAAAATCTTCAAGTGGATATTAAGACGAAGGTTGAGGAATTCCAATCCAAGACCCTACAGGATAGACCAATCGTGGTTGACGTCGCTGCATTGAGACAACAAACCAACGATGAACAAAAACCAAGTGATGagcaagaaaagaaggatgaggacaaagaagaaaaatccGAATCTAATTAG
- a CDS encoding 60S ribosomal protein eL8 (highly similar to uniprot|P29453 Saccharomyces cerevisiae RPL8B and to YHL033C uniprot|P17076 Saccharomyces cerevisiae RPL8A Ribosomal protein L4 of the large (60S) ribosomal subunit), with protein MAPGKKVAPAPLASKSAKTSGPKNPLIRSTPRSFGIGQNVQPKRNLSRYVKWPVYVRLQRQKKILSMRLKVPPSIAQFQHTLDRNSAAEAFKLFNKYRPETAAEKKERLTKEAAAVAEGKTRQEASPKPYNVKFGLNHVVSLVENKKAKLVLIANDVDPIELVIFLPALCKKMGIPYAIVKGKARLGTLVNQKTSAVAALTEVKKEDEAALAKLVSTVNVNFGDKYDEVKKHWGGGVLGEKSQKKLEKRIQAVNSN; from the coding sequence ATGGCCCCAGGTAAGAAAGTCGCCCCAGCTCCATTGGCTTCCAAGTCTGCTAAGACCTCTGGTCCAAAGAACCCATTGATCCGTTCTACTCCAAGAAGTTTCGGTATCGGTCAAAACGTTCAACCAAAGAGAAACTTGTCTCGTTACGTGAAATGGCCAGTTTACGTTAGATTACAAAGACAAAAGAAGATCTTGTCTATGAGATTGAAGGTTCCTCCTTCCATTGCTCAGTTCCAACACACCTTGGACAGAAACTCTGCTGCTGAAGCTTTCAAGTTGTTCAACAAGTACAGACCAGAGACTGCTGCcgaaaagaaggaaagatTGACTAAGGAAGCTGCTGCTGTCGCTGAAGGTAAGACTAGACAAGAAGCCTCTCCAAAGCCATACAACGTTAAGTTCGGTCTAAACCACGTTGTCTCCCTTGTTGAAAACAAGAAGGCTAAGTTGGTTTTGATTGCTAACGACGTTGACccaattgaattggttatCTTCTTGCCAGCTTTGTGTAAGAAGATGGGTATTCCTTACGCTATCGTCAAGGGTAAGGCTAGATTAGGTACTTTGGTTAACCAAAAGACCTCTGCTGTCGCTGCTTTGACTGAAGTCAAGAAGGAAGACGAAGCTGCTCTTGCTAAATTGGTTTCTACCGTTAATGTCAACTTCGGTGACAAATACGATGAAGTCAAGAAGCACTGGGGTGGTGGTGTTTTGGGTGAAAAATCCCAAAAGAAGTTGGAGAAGAGAATCCAAGCCGTCAACTCTAACTAA
- the GUT1 gene encoding glycerol kinase (similar to uniprot|P32190 Saccharomyces cerevisiae YHL032C GUT1 Glycerol kinase converts glycerol to glycerol-3-phosphate glucose repression of expression is mediated by Adr1p and Ino2p-Ino4p derepression of expression on non-fermentable carbon sources is mediated by Opi1p and Rsf1p) — protein sequence MSQDINRLTVDGVVPLIATVDVGTTSSRAILFNRLGQEVSKHQIEYSTTASKEKYGASGKRRPSFDRNPDDPIFTAEGIAIKETKYVEIEDLKQPDPTLRFPRPGWVECKPINILENVEECLAKAFSFVWSVNEQRQQDGLPPYRVHAMGIANMRETTIVWSKETGLPVVDYGIVWNDTRNAGIVAEMKKNTPKEKQERLQEKIGLPLYSTYFSCSKLRWLLDNEPAVQKSYGEGDLMFGTVDTWLIYHLTHNHAFISDVTNASRTGFMNLDTLDYDDELLSYWGIDKTKINLPRITSSAEYFGDFKVPEVTKSWMDPSDWDILEKLSNRGPPIPVQGCLGDQSSSLVGQLAFKPGAAKCTYGTGCFLLFNTGSKKLISKHGALTTFGYWFPHLEGDDKNSPHFALEGSVAVAGAVVQWLRDNLRLIPKAEDVGPLACRVPDSGGVVFVPAFSGLFAPYWDADARATIMGMSQHTTASHIARAAVEGVCFQARAILSAMSADALGEGKRDKEFLNEMEDDSEEKSALSTLAVDGGMSKSDEVMQIQADILGPCTKVRRSPTSECTALGAAIAAEMGFKDPKDRIMWKDLKDVKKWVFYNGIPKGEAVPAELMPNLKLFVSDSDDAERRHKRRLWDIAVRRTRGWMAAVYPPNSNVNEGFQTDGLAVESPAVQPENSPFIPPKHENLEREMHRKELRKQRNALKV from the coding sequence ATGAGTCAAGACATTAATAGATTAACTGTTGATGGAGTAGTTCCACTAATAGCAACAGTAGATGTGGGGACTACATCATCTCGTGCAATTCTGTTTAACAGATTAGGTCAAGAGGTTTCTAAACACCAAATTGAATACTCTACTACTGCATCTAAGGAAAAGTACGGTGCATCTGGTAAGCGCAGGCCATCATTTGATCGGAATCCTGATGATCCTATCTTCACTGCTGAAGGTATTGCAATTAAAGAGACAAAATATGTGGAGATCGAAGATTTGAAGCAACCAGATCCAACTTTAAGGTTCCCACGTCCTGGATGGGTAGAATGCAAACCAATTaatattttggaaaatgttgAAGAATGTCTAGCAAAGGCTTTTTCATTTGTATGGTCTGTTAATGAACAAAGACAACAAGATGGATTACCACCTTACAGAGTACACGCAATGGGTATTGCCAATATGAGAGAAACTACTATTGTTTGGTCAAAGGAGACTGGGTTACCGGTTGTCGATTATGGTATTGTGTGGAATGATACTAGAAATGCAGGTATTGTGGCagaaatgaagaaaaatacACCAAAGGAGAAACAAGAAAGGTTGCAAGAAAAAATCGGGTTGCCGCTGTACAGTAcatatttttcatgttCCAAATTACGTTGGCTTTTGGACAATGAACCAGCTGTACAAAAGAGTTATGGAGAAGGTGATTTGATGTTTGGTACTGTAGATACTTGGTTAATTTATCATTTAACTCACAACCATGCATTTATTTCTGATGTTACTAATGCGTCACGTACTGGTTTTATGAATTTGGATACTTTAGATTATGACGATGAATTATTGAGCTATTGGGGGATTGATAAGACAAAGATCAACTTACCTAGGATTACGTCATCGGCCGAATACTTTGGAGATTTTAAAGTTCCTGAAGTTACTAAAAGTTGGATGGATCCTAGTGATTGGGATATTCtagaaaaattatcaaataGAGGACCGCCAATTCCAGTGCAAGGTTGCCTAGGTGACCAATCAAGTTCTCTTGTTGGTCAATTGGCCTTTAAACCAGGTGCAGCTAAATGTACCTATGGTACAGGTTGTTTCTTACTGTTTAATACTGGTTCtaagaaattaatttctaAACATGGTGCTTTGACGACATTTGGTTACTGGTTTCCTCATTTAGAAGGTGATGATAAGAATTCTCCACATTTTGCGCTTGAAGGTTCTGTCGCAGTTGCAGGTGCGGTCGTCCAGTGGTTAAGAGATAATTTGAGATTAATTCCAAAGGCTGAAGATGTCGGACCCTTAGCATGCCGTGTACCTGATTCTGGTGGTGTTGTATTTGTTCCTGCGTTTTCTGGATTGTTTGCACCATATTGGGATGCTGATGCTAGGGCTACTATTATGGGTATGTCTCAACATACCACTGCGTCTCATATTGCAAGAGCCGCTGTCGAAGGTGTTTGTTTCCAAGCGCGTGCTATTTTATCTGCAATGTCTGCTGATGCCCTTGGTGAAGGTAAAAGGgacaaagaatttttgaatgaaatggaagatGATTCTGAGGAGAAAAGTGCACTTTCAACATTAGCGGTTGATGGTGGTATGTCAAAATCTGATGAAGTTATGCAAATTCAAGCAGATATTTTAGGCCCATGTACTAAAGTAAGGAGATCTCCAACTTCAGAGTGTACTGCACTAGGCGCAGCTATTGCAGCAGAAATGGGATTTAAAGATCCAAAGGATAGAATTATGTGGAAAGATCTAAAGGATGTCAAAAAATGGGTTTTCTATAATGGAATTCCTAAAGGTGAAGCTGTTCCAGCAGAATTAATGCCAAATCTTAAACTGTTCGTTTCCGATAGTGATGATGCAGAAAGAAGACACAAGAGGAGATTATGGGATATTGCAGTTCGGAGAACAAGAGGTTGGATGGCTGCAGTTTATCCACCAAATTCCAATGTAAACGAAGGTTTCCAAACAGATGGATTAGCTGTGGAATCACCAGCGGTTCAACCTGAAAATTCGCCATTTATCCCTCCAAAGcatgaaaatttggaaagagaaaTGCACAGGAAAGAATTAAGAAAGCAACGAAATGCTTTGAAGGTCTGA